The following proteins are co-located in the Trichormus variabilis 0441 genome:
- a CDS encoding TnsA endonuclease C-terminal domain-containing protein: MYQVKVRSLPEVIFMVRGRREWTQAKYERYIKEGRGRGSGKHYKPWLTIQDVPSKGRSSRTPGWKTNRVHHFFSDHEKRLFYLFEWSDIVTDIREQFPLDNLDLAMSIATDIGIKYPVDTQSGTPHVLTSDFMLTVNRDGKQMQIARTVKPSTELEKKQVNEKFEIERQYYLAKGIDWGIITEKEIPRLLAENVEWVHSAYRLEANSEMDTAQLSELSTILKSKLQEEDTTINRVTTALDKEMNINSGTSLYVFKHLIARKEILVDLVAIKLSACPSTKVIEKIIF; encoded by the coding sequence TTGTACCAAGTAAAAGTGCGATCGCTTCCAGAGGTTATTTTTATGGTTAGGGGTAGAAGGGAATGGACTCAAGCTAAATATGAGCGATATATAAAAGAAGGTCGTGGCCGAGGAAGTGGTAAGCACTATAAACCTTGGCTTACAATCCAAGATGTTCCCTCTAAAGGACGTTCTTCTAGAACTCCTGGTTGGAAAACAAATCGAGTACATCATTTCTTCTCAGACCATGAAAAACGGCTATTTTATTTGTTTGAGTGGTCAGATATAGTCACAGATATAAGAGAGCAATTTCCTTTAGACAATCTCGATCTAGCCATGAGTATTGCTACAGACATAGGTATAAAGTACCCTGTAGATACACAAAGTGGCACTCCTCACGTTTTAACAAGCGACTTTATGCTTACAGTCAACCGCGATGGGAAGCAGATGCAGATTGCCCGGACTGTTAAGCCGTCAACAGAACTGGAGAAAAAGCAAGTTAATGAGAAATTCGAGATAGAAAGACAATATTACTTAGCAAAGGGTATTGACTGGGGAATTATCACAGAAAAAGAAATTCCCAGGCTTTTAGCTGAAAATGTTGAGTGGGTTCATTCTGCTTATAGGCTAGAAGCAAATTCTGAAATGGACACTGCACAACTGAGTGAATTGTCAACAATTTTAAAATCTAAGCTTCAGGAAGAAGATACAACTATAAATAGAGTAACTACTGCTTTAGACAAAGAAATGAATATAAATTCCGGTACATCACTTTATGTATTTAAACATTTAATTGCTAGGAAAGAAATCCTTGTGGATCTAGTAGCAATAAAATTATCTGCTTGTCCGTCAACTAAAGTTATTGAAAAAATAATATTTTAG